In Setaria italica strain Yugu1 chromosome I, Setaria_italica_v2.0, whole genome shotgun sequence, the genomic window AACGTTACTCCAGATCAGCGCCTACTTAGTGGCATGACGTAAGCTGCAAGAGATATTGCCATCAAGTTGGAGTTCTGATAcattttaaataattttcaacatgttccccgtatcaaccaatAAATGTTGAACTTTCATTTTTCCATACATTTTGAACAACGATTTCTAAATACTCTAGATAACAGCCTGAATAGTTCTCAGCTAGTCACATGGATTGATGATATTGTATGTTACTTGGGGTGAAAAAATTTCAATGCGCTTGCCAATCTCATAAAAAATAGTCCCATTTATGTCTGGGTCATAACTCAACCAGTGATACGATGGTATGCTGAAAAGAGTTTAATAGACCACGACCTGCAGCAAATTATCACGTGCATATCTTAGTGATTTGGGCACAAAGCCTTGTCTATGTCCAGATCATAACTCAACCAATGATGGGGTGGGATGGTGGAAGGAGGAGCATTTCAGTGCCGCAGATATGGACGATGATGGCTTTCTCAATCTGACTGAGTTCAATGAGTATTACTTCCTCTCTGCCACCTTTTTCAAAAACCTTATTTTACCTAGCATTCAGTATTTACTTTGAATTTCTGTGTCCAGCTTTCTACATCCAGCTGATACTGCCAACCCAAAGCTAATACATTGGTTGTGCAAAGAAGAAGTCAGGTACAAATTTTCCCTCCAAATGTTTTCATTACATGTTTGCAGTCAACTGCATTGTTTTGCATGGTCTTAGTATTATTTCAGTTTTGTGCAAGAACAACGGTGATGGaaaagtttctttttttctgcACTTGAAGGAAACAAAAATTAGATGTTTTCTTACCAGAATTAGAGATTATAACAATAGacataaataaaagaagaatgTTTAAGGTGCTTGCCAGTTGCCACACATGGTATTCCACGATTGTGACACAAGAACTAACTAGCTAACTGCTGCAGGCGGCTTTAGAGGTAGTAGTTGCCTGAGAAGTTCATGTGAGGTTTAGCACTAATTTGATAACTATAAGCATGTAACCAAGGAATTAACAGTTGAATTTTGATCCGCTGTTTTAATCCTACTCATTTATCATATTGTGCTGTTGATACTAAATATTCTGGAACGCCACATTGAATTCTTGATATTTGATTGTCAACTATGTCAAACAGCTGCTTAATGCCACAATCATTATTTGGAACTTCCTGGTAGTCAAGCTAGGCTCTGGGGCTTTAATGGAAGATATGTTTGAGTTGGGTTCGTTTTATGAATGATCTATGCATCTTGCTGGGTTCCACATCTTTTGTGGATGTAAATGCAGTAAGTTCAATGCTCCAGAAGATGTGGTTGATTCAGTTTTTAAGAATCATAAAGTCCACCAAGCTACACTAGAATCCCATCAAAACCATGCTACTTCATGCCTCTGTTTTGGAATGTCCAAATTATTTGCGACGAATACTATCTAGTACCAGTACTGGTTATCCTGACTGAAATGGTTTTATTAATGCTGCCTGGGCCATGTTCCTCTTTGAGCTTTGCAGCTTTCTGTTCTAAGATATCATCATTTTAAGATGCATTTGTAATGATTATTCAGGGAAAGAGATAAAGACAATGATGGAAAGCTCAATTTTCAAGAGTTTTTCAGTGGATTGTTTTACTCCATTCGACATTATGATGATGAAGGCATAACAGATGACACTGGTGGCTCTGATGCACCAGCTAAAAAGTCATTTTCACACCTTGATCTGGATAATGATGGGTAAATATTACAACTTTCATTGTTTAAATTTTTTCTATGTATTTATCAGTGTAAAAAATTTCCGATTGACGTATGAGGCTTTCCTCATTTTGAAGGCTGTTATCAGCAGATGAACTAAAGCCTATAATTGATAATCTCCATCCATCAGAACACTTCTATGCCAAGCAACAAGCTGACTACGTGATATCGCAGGTAAGAGAAGGCTGCATCTTGCTTTACTTTCAGGATAAATTGGGTTTCTTCCATCTCTAGTGCCAGCAGAAGTATGTACTACAGGTTATGGGCTTAAATTTGTCAGGTGTTTTGGAACAGCTTGCCCTTATCTATTGCAATAAGCTTCAATTATGCTGAAAGAGACATCATCTAGCACAGAATGTTTCTCTAGGTAGACCTGGTGACTTTTGCTATCTAGTAATCCTATTCTCCAATGTAGGCTGACACGGACAAAGATGGACAGTTGAGCATGAAAGAGATGATTGAGAACCCCTATGTCTTCTACAATGCTTTATTCACAGAAAATGATTATGGGTTTCACGATGAGCTCCGTTAGTTCCTTAGGCAAGTAAGGGCACCAGCTTGTAGCCTTGTACTCTGTTCTGCTCCCTGCATTGGCCAGCTTTCATTTGTTCACAACTTTGTGTATTGCAGCAGCACAAAGCTTTGCGGAATCACCACCTCTGGAAGTTAGAACACTTTGTTATGCACTGCTGTGAATAGATCATTTTCATGATCTGTCTGATTTGTGATTTTGTCCACGGCTGCAAGCACATTCGATGGTACGACACTTGACCCACTCTTCAGTTTCATAAACCTCAAATATTTATAACCTGGCAACTTTTTGTTTGTTTCAGGTGATTCCATGTACAATACAAGCATGCTTTTGAATGCACCTGTTCCAGAAGCTGTGTGTTCTTCTGTAGCCTTTTATAACCTTTTTCCAGTTTGTTTTCATCGCAGTTACGGTGAGGATGCAAGTTAGTTTTGGTTCTTTCATTTTTTGATATGAAAGTAGCTTCTCGTACAAGGATCACAATTTGTAAACCAAACAAAACCAGGAAGGTGTTACTGTAAGCCATGAAATGAATTTGCCTCCCTGAACACTATGTCTGTAAAAATCTTGCATGTCTCATAGAAATTTGTCAAATTCATGTTTGAAGCTGTACAACATAGGCACATAGCACTAGGAAGTGGAGGAACCCCTTCATCATACACACTGTTGTACGGAAGTTGTATCTGCAACGCATTCACCGACGGTTCAATGCGTTGTAATCTTCTTCAGCTATTTGTATGCAAATACAATCTGCTATTGATATTTTGATATGCTATGAAGTAGTACAAGTTACACACGAGAAGACAAACCATGACACCATCACGGATGCAGTTCCACACGTGAGCCCAAGCTTAGCTACGCAGCCAGTCTTTCACTCCCTCCTGATAGCCCTGAGCTTGACGCCGTGGCGGAAGGCGAGGACGAGGTCGAAGTCGAACTGGATGGGCGACTCCATCGCCGGCGAGTGCCGGAACACGTACCGGCGGTAGAGTCCCACCACGGCGAGCTTCACCTGCTGCAGCGCGAACTTGTGCCCGATGCACGCCCTCGGCCCGACGCCGAACGGGATATGCGCGTACGGGTGCCgcgcccgctcctcctccgcccccgccgcgaaCCGCTCCGGCCGGAACTCCTCCGGCTCCGGGAACTGCGCCGCGTCCCGCGCCAGCACCCCCGGCGCCAGCCACACGTACGCCCCCTGCCGTGCACACGCCTCGTTAATTTGTTGCAAGTGAACAACTGGCTGGCAGCATGAGTCTGGAaccagctcgccggcggcggcgcgttaCCTTTGGGAGGACGTGGCCGCCGATCTCGACGCGCTCGGAGGTCTGCCTGGCGATGAGCGGCGACACGAGGTGGAACCGCATGGCCTCCTTGATGACCTGGTCGAGGTAGGGGAACCTGCTCTGGAGCTCCTCGGCGTtcggcgcccgcccgcccggcggCGCGGAGCCGTCCAGCTCCCGGAGTAGCTTCTCCTCCACGCGCGGGTGGCACGACACCAGGTACACCACCGACGACAGCGTGAACGCCGTCGTCTTCGTCCCGGCGATGAGGTGCTCGTACGCCAGCGCGCGGACGTGCCGGTCCTCCAGCGCGAGctccttcccgccgccgctctccatCGCGTCCAGCAGCGCCGCGATGAAGTCCAGCGGGGCGGACCGAGCGGCGTCGCCGTCTccgtcgccgtcaccgtcgcGCCGGCGGGAGGCCcggtcccgccgccggccggcgatgATAGCGTCGATGCGGCGGCACAGCCGGCGCTCGTTCTCGTCCATCTTGTAGTCCGCCGTGCCGGGCAGCCGCCGGAGCAGCCGCCTGCACGGCGTCTGGACGCACGGGAGGAAGAGCCCCAGGATAGTGGAGAGCGAGCTCGACAGGTCCATCTTGATGAACTCCATGGACCGCTTGTACTCCTTCAGGAACTCCCTGATGTCGTCGTCGACCTCGCCTCCGCTGCAGCCGCTGCCCGCGGAATCCTTTGACAGGCCGAACTCGACGCCGAAGGCTGTCTTGCCGATGATGTCGATGGCCATCCGCAGTGACAGCTGGCAGAAGGGGATGCAGTCCTGGTCCGGGCAGCCGGCGATGTTGGCCACCAGCGCATCCACGTAAGACTGCATCACCGGGATAAGCCCGGCAAGCCGCGCCGGCTGGTAGAGCGGGACCACCGTGTTCCTCATGGCCGACCACGTCGAGTCCCTAACATTATATGAACACTATGTTGAGCTCACTGCTTCGGCTCAGCAATTTTCAGACAACAGATGTTCCCATGCCTTCTCTGAACATTCCAGTTTACCTCCATCCAGCCAATGTTTCAAACTACTTGTCCGTTCATTCAGTTAGTAGAAATCACTAGTACCTGGTGAGGAAGAGGGCAT contains:
- the LOC101768158 gene encoding cytochrome P450 711A1 — its product is METTTICNGALGPVAHQSVPVLVLISFVSLFSAFLIYFYAPFWSVRKVPGPPTRFPLGHLHLLAKNGPDVFRAIAKEYGPIFRFHMGRQPLVIVANAELCKEVGIKKFKDIRNRSTPPPTVGSLHQDALFLTRDSTWSAMRNTVVPLYQPARLAGLIPVMQSYVDALVANIAGCPDQDCIPFCQLSLRMAIDIIGKTAFGVEFGLSKDSAGSGCSGGEVDDDIREFLKEYKRSMEFIKMDLSSSLSTILGLFLPCVQTPCRRLLRRLPGTADYKMDENERRLCRRIDAIIAGRRRDRASRRRDGDGDGDGDAARSAPLDFIAALLDAMESGGGKELALEDRHVRALAYEHLIAGTKTTAFTLSSVVYLVSCHPRVEEKLLRELDGSAPPGGRAPNAEELQSRFPYLDQVIKEAMRFHLVSPLIARQTSERVEIGGHVLPKGAYVWLAPGVLARDAAQFPEPEEFRPERFAAGAEEERARHPYAHIPFGVGPRACIGHKFALQQVKLAVVGLYRRYVFRHSPAMESPIQFDFDLVLAFRHGVKLRAIRRE